The Natrinema saccharevitans genome includes the window GGTAGCCGACGCGCTCGGCGTCGATCGGGCCGCGCTCGAGGGGGCGAGCGCCGACATCCCGCTCGCGGTCGCCTCGACCGGGCTCGCGTTCCTGATCGTCCCGATCACGTACCTCTCGGACGTCGGGGACGCGGAACCCGACATGGCCGCGATCGAGGCGTTGACCGACGAGGTCGACGCGACCGGCGTCTATCTCTTTACCTTCGACGCGCTCGAGCCCGAATCGACGCTGCACGGCCGCATGTTCGCGCCGGGGGCCGGCGTCCCGGAGGACCCGGTCACGGGCACCGCCAGCGGGGCCGTCGCCGCCTACCTCGATCGGTTCGGTGCGTTCGACGACGACCTCCCCGACGAACTTCGCCTCGAGCAGGGTCACTACGTCGACCGGCCCGGCACGGTCCGCGTGCGGCTCGCGGACGACGTGCAGGTGGGGGGCCGGGGCGTGACCGTCCTCGACGGCTCGATCGCCGTTCCCGACGCGGAGGAAGACGACATCCTCGAGGCCTGATCAGGCCAGCGGATCGTCCGCGTCGTCGCCGGGTCCGTCCGCTGGCTCGTCGTCGTCGAACTCCGTCGCGGACCGGTCGTTCGCAGGGCCATCGTCCGTGGACTCCGTTCCCGAGCCGTCGGACGGGCTCGACGGCGGCGGGTTCGTCTCAACGGCCGCCGACTCCAGTTCCGAGGGCCGGTCCGTCTCGCCCTCGAGGCGGTCGGTCTCGTCGAACGTCGCCGTGTGGTCCCCCTCCGCCTCGAGGGCCCGAACGGCGCGTTTCGTCTCGGCGAGGTCGTCCTCGAGGTCCGAGAGGCGGTCGTCGAGCCCGTCCCGTACCTCGCTTGCGATCTTCGTCGTCTCGAGTTGCCGGCCGGCGGCCCGACCCGCAGCACGGGGCAGGGTCACGAACAGCGCGTAGGTCTTGCCGAGTTGCCAGACGACGATCCCCGCGGCCGCGAACAGCAGGGTGATGACCGGGTCGGACTGCGCGACGGCGGATTCGAAGTTTCGCGGGTCGGTAAACAGCGTCGTCACGGCGTTGCTGAACCCGACGACGAGCCCGACGCCGACGAGTGCCAGTCCAAGCACCAGCGAGCCGACACTGATCCCCCGGTACACGATCGTCCACTTGAACGAGTTTCGAAGCCCCATATCGGGGACAGTTACCGAAGTTGTATAACCGCTGTGGCAGGACTGTCCCGAGCGTCGACTGTATCCGCAGTCGGGCCGCCAATCGCGTGTCTCCCCGTCTCTCGTGACTCCTGACCGCCGCTCGAGCGACCGTCCCGGAAATTACCTCGCGGGCGAGTTCCGATCCGGAGCGACTGTTCGCAACCTTCTTTATCGGTTCCGGCGAGTGACTCACTAGAGATGGCTGTACTCTGGCTGGACGAGATCAGTGCCGGCGACCTCGAGAAGGTCGGCGGTAAAGGTGCTTCCCTGGGCGAGCTGACGGGTGCGGGGCTGCCCGTTCCGCCGGGATTCGTCGTAACTGCCGGGACCTATCGATCGTTCATCGAAGAGGCCGAAATCGACGAGGAACTGTTCGCAGCCGTCGACGTCGACGTCGACGACTCCAGTGCGCTGGCCGAGGCCGCCGACCGCGCACAGGAACTCATTCTCGAGACCCCCTTCCCCGACGAGCTTCGCGAGGAGATCCTCGCGAGCTACGCGGAGGTCGGCGACGGCGAGGCCTTCGTCGCCGTCCGGTCTTCGGCGACGGCCGAAGACCTGCCCGACGCCTCCTTCGCCGGCCAGCAGGAGACGTTCCTCAACGTTACCGAGGAGGCCCTGCTCGATCGGGTCCGGGAGTGTTGGGCCTCGCTCTTTACCCAGCGAGCGATCTACTACCGCCAGGAGCAGGGCTTCGACCACTCGGCGGTCAACATCGCCGTCGTCGTCCAGCAGATGGTCGACGCCGAGAAGTCCGGCGTGATGTTCACGAGCCACCCCTCGACTGGCGACCCGACGATGATCATCGAGGCCGCGTGGGGGCTCGGCGAGGCCGTCGTCTCCGGCGCCGTCTCGCCGGACAACTACGTCGTCGACCGCGAGGACCGCGACGTCGACGTCACCGTCGCCGAAAAGAAGGTCAAACACGAGAAAGACGAGGCGACCGGCGAGACCGTCGAGCGCGAGGTGCCCCAGGACAAACGCAACGAGCGAGTGCTTTCCGACGACGAGATCGACGCGCTGATGGACTTAGGCGAGCGCGTCGAGGACCACTACGGCGAGCCCCAGGACGTCGAGTGGGCCATCGTCGGCGGCGACGTCTACATGCTTCAGTCCCGGCCGATCACGACCATCGACGAGAGCGGCAGCGACGCCGCCGACGCGACCGGCAGCGTCGACGCCGCGGCCGGACTGACCGACGGCAGCGGGAGCGTCGGGAGCGCGGAGGCTGCAGGCGGCGACTCGGGCACGAGTCCCGACGACTCGGGCGAGGTGCTGGTCGACGGGCTCGGCTCGAGTCCGGGCACGGTCAGCGGACCCGCGAAGATCGTCACCAAGCTCGACGACCTGGCGAAGGTCGGCGAGGGCGATATCATCGTCACCGAGATGACGATGCCCGACATGGTACCCGCGATGAAGCGGGCCTCGGGGATCATCACCGACGAGGGCGGCATGACCAGCCACGCCGCCATCGTTTCGCGCGAACTGGGCGTGCCCGCCATCGTCGGCACGACCAACGCCACGACCGTCCTCGAGGACGGCCAGGTCGTCACCCTCGACGGCGACAAGGGCTCGGTCCTCGAGGGCTCGACGGTCGAACCCGACGAGGAGACCGAACCGGTCGAGGAGGTCCGCCCGCAGTCGCCGGTCAAGCCGATGACCGCGACCGAGGTGAAGGTCAACGTCTCGATCCCGGAAGCGGCCGAACGCGCGGCCGCGACGGGTGCCGACGGCGTCGGCCTCCTCCGGACGGAACACATGATCCTCTCGCTGAACCAGACCCCCGAGAAGTTCATCGCGGAAAACGGCACGGACGCCTACACGAAGGAACTCGTCGACGGGATCCGCGGCGTCGCAGACGAGTTCTACCCTCGTCCCGTCCGCGTGCGAACGCTGGACGCCCCCACCGACGAGTTCCGCCAGCTCGAGGGCGGGGCCGACGAGCCCGACGAACACAACCCGATGCTTGGGTATCGAGGCATCCGGCGCTCGCTCGATCGACCCGACGTCTTCGCCCACGAACTCGAGGCGTTCCGGCGGCTCTACGAGATGGGCTACGACAACGTCGAGATCATGCTGCCGCTGGTCAACGACGCCGAAGACGTCTATCGGGCCAAAGCGTGCATGAAAGAGGCCGGCATCGACCCCGAGAAGCGCAAGTGGGGGGCGATGATCGAGACGCCGGCGGCCGCGCTGTCGGTCGAGGAACTGGCCGAGGCCGGCATCGACTTCGCCTCCTTCGGGACGAACGACCTCACTCAGTACACGCTGGCGGTCGACCGCAACAACGAGAACGTCGCCGACCGATTCGACGAACTCCACCCTGCAGTGTTGCGCCTGATCGGCGACGTCATCGAGACCTGCCGCGAACACGGCGTCGACACGAGCATCTGCGGGCAGGCCGGCTCCAAGCCCGAGATGGTCAAGTTCCTCGCCAACGAGGGAATCACGTCGATCTCCGCGAACATCGACGCCGTCCGCGACGTCCAACACGAGGTCAAACGCGTCGAACAGAAACTCCTGCTCGATTCGGTCCGCTAACGGCCGCGGGCTTCCGAGTATCGCTGATCATCTGCCGTTCGCGCCGCGAGCAGCCGCTCTAGCGACGCCACCAGCAGCCACCGACGGCCGTCGTCACCACGAGTACGCCTGCCCCGCGACGACGAAAAACCCGAGGCCGACGCCGAGGGCTGCGACCGCGATCGCGGTCCCTAGAAGCCGAACCAGATCCGTCAGCAGCGTCGGGTACTCCGGCTGGGGCTCGAGGTTCGCGACGAGGACCGAGACGAACGCGCCGACTCCGAGGCCACACAGGCCGGCGATCGCCGGGCCGAGCCAGCTCATAGGCTCGGTGGGGCGGCCGGCGACCTATAGCCTGTGGCCGGGGAAAGGCCCATGCCGACGGCCGCCCTCCGTTCGGCTATGAGCGATCGCTCGGACGAGGTGACCGAGAGCCGGGATCCCGCCGCCACCGACGACCTCCTCGAGGAGACGGACCGACTGCTCTCGGAGTCGGACGCGGATGTCGGCGGCGCGCGGGCGGCGGGCGACGCCGCCGGGAACGAGCCGTCGGCCCCGATCGACGATCCGTTGAGCGACTCGTCGTTCGGTTCCGGCACCGAAGTCGACCGCGATGCCGAGCCAGCGGCCGACGACGGCGACGACTCGCGGTCGTGGCTCGCCCCCGTCACGTCGCGGCTCTCGCTGGGTCGGTATTTCTCGCCGAAGGAATACCTCGCGCTCGTCGCGCTGCTGGGGACCGGCCTGCTGGGCGGTGCGACCGTGCTGCCCGTCGCCGGCCGCCTGATCGGGATGTTCGCCGTCGCCTTCTTCGTCGGTCTCGTCGCGTCGAAGCGGCGCTACCTCGAGGTGGGGATCGCCGGTGTTTCGGTCGGTGGCGTCGCCGCGGTGCTGAACAACGCCGTTCTCGCGGCGGTCGGCTCGGGCCAGTCGCTGGTCGCCGTCGGCGCGACAGTCGGGCTGCTTGCGGCCGTCGTCGGCTACTACTTCGGTCGCGACCTGCGCGACGGGCTCGCGCGGGACGTCTAACCGTTGGTCGTCAGCTCCCAGCCGCGTTCGGTCCGCCGGACCACGCCGTTGTCGGCCATCACCTCGAGGAGTTCGGCGACGACCTCCCGCGGAGCGTCGATGGCGTCGCTGAGTTCGCCGACCGACTTGGGTTCGGTCCGGATGCTCGCGAGCAGGTCGGCGTAGATCCGGCTTTCCGGACCGGCGCCGACGGTTTCCGAGACGCGATCGAGAACCTCGTAGAGCTGGCCCTGCACCCAGCGCTGGGCCAACGAGAGTTCGTTCTCCAGTTGTTCGAGGTCCTCCAGCGTCGCGAGCAGGTCGTCGAGGTCGTCCGTTTCGTCCCAGGAGACGTCCGTCGAGAGGTGCCGACAGGTAGCGATATCGAAGCTACTGTTGGCCGGATACGCGCTCTTGCTGGCGAAGCCGTACGGGGAGACGTTCACCTCCAGCCGAACGTTCCGAGCGATGTGAAAGTACTTTCGCCGCTGGTCGTCGACCCGGCTCTCGACTAACCCCGCCTCCTCGAGTTTCCGCAGGTGTTCGATGACCGCCTTGGGACTCACGCCGATGTACTCCGAAATCTCGGTCACGTAACACGGTTTGCGGGCGAGCAACCGAAGGATCCGTCTCCGGTTTTCGTTCCCGAGTAAGTCCAACAACGCGGCGGAATCCATCGAGCGTGGGTAAGTGGTCACCGCTGAAAAGCGTGTCTGCTCGCCGGGTCAGAGACGGAGGCGGGTCAGGACGGAGCGACGACGCTCGTACGGACTGCTGTCCGTCAGTTCCGGCGCAACCGTACCGTCTCGCGGGGACACCGAAAACAGGGACCGGAGACCGTATCAGTCGTCGGAATCAGTCGGCACCGAATCGCCCGCGGTTTCCCCGTCGGGAGTCGCTCCCGGATCGGACGCCGGTGGCGTCGTTCCGGACGACTCGCCGCCGGAGTCGGATCCGGCGGGCCGATCGTCCGGGCCGCCGGAACCGTTCGCAGTCGGCTTCCCATCGGAACCGACATTATCCGGTCCGTTTCCCGCTGCCTCCTCGCCCGGGTCGGTCGCCGGACCGTTCGGACCGCCGCCTTCGCCCGGCGGACCGGCGTCGTCCGGCGGTCCACCGCCGTTTGCCAGCCCGCGGGCGACGCCGCGGACGCCGGGCCCGCCGCGTTCAGACGCGGCCTCCCGGGCTGCAGTGACGTTTCCGCGGAGTTCCGCGAGGCGGTCGGTCGCGACGCCGGCCTCGGCGGCGTGGCGTTCGGTCCGTTCGATCGACCGCTCGAGACTGGCGAGTTCGATCGTTAGCTTCGACATTCGAGATCGATAGGCTCCCTTCGTGACGGTGCCGTTCTCGTAGTCGGCCTCGAGACGCTCGCGTTCGGCCTCGAGGTCGGCCGACCGCGACTCGAGTTCGGCCGCCCGGTCGGTGAGCAACCGGCTCTCGTTGTCCGCGTTCTCGAGGGCGGCTTCGAACTGCTCGGAATCGACTGTACTTTCCGTATCGGCCGCACTCGCCTGCAGAAGCGTTCCGACGGAGGCGTTCCCCGCTACCGACTCGTTCTGGCCGACAGCGGGCTCGGCGAACGGACTCACGACGGCACCGCTCGCGAGCGGCGCGACCGTGAGGCCGACTGCGAGGGCCACCAGGAGGGCGACCGACCGAGTGGTTGTCATCGCGTGTGTCGTCTGCGGGAACATAGTAAAAAGACGAACCTTCGTTCGGACCGTTTAATCGATCGCGTCGTCGTTCGAGATACCGTTTGAGCGTTCAAGGCGGGCGGAATCGTCGTCGTTTCCGGTCGATCGCCGCCGTCGATCCGGTGGCACGAACGGTTCGGTCACCGACCGTTCGAACCGTTTCACCGACACCGGAACCGTCGGCAGCGGCGTCGATATCCCTCCCGAATCGCGGAGCGGACGCGACCCGAGATCGCACCACGTGTCGCCGACGAAACGGTCTGTTAGCGCGACGGTTTAAACCTATCCGAAAAGGGTTATACAACTGCGTCCCCTGTCACCAAGTACCATGTTCGAGGTGTTTTCGCAGAGCTACTATCTCGGACGACTCTACGTGACTCCCACCGACGGGGATCACGCACTCATGCACAGCGACCAACACGAGCGGCTCAACGAGGAAGTGTACGCCAGCGGCGAGGGTCTCGAGCCGCTCGATACCCCGCTCGTGATGAAACTCGAGTCGCGACACTTCGCGGTTCACGGGGGAGAGAACGTCCCGACGAACACGCTCGCGCTCCCCGAGTCGATGCTCGAGGGAATCGACGTACGGAACCCGCCGTCGCTCCGGGAGGTGTTTCTCGCCCGGCGCGACCGCGCCCGCCAGTTGCTCGCGTTCGCCGGCGGGTGGCACCCCGACCACGTCGGTGGGAACCTGTCCAACGCCGGAACCTAGAAGTAGGCTCGCTTCCCGTTTTCCGCCGAATGATCGACGAGTTGCTCGGCCGCGCGTCGCTCAAGGAGCGCATCGAGGACCTCGAGGACGAAAACGAGCGGTTACGCAAGCGCTACGAGGCCGAGTCCGACCGCCGGGCCGAGGCGGCCACGGCGAGACAGGAGGCCGAACAGCGGGTCAACCGCCTCGAGGATCGGATCGCCCAGCTCGAAGGGGAACTCGAGCAGGTCGACGACGCCGACGACGGCGTCACCGTCCGCCGCCGCAGGCAGGTACGGGGGCGGCGTCTCGAGGCGGTCCTCGACCGACTGGACTCGTTCCGGACGGGGCCGGAGGGCGCACTGACCGCCGCGATCGACGAGACGGGGCTGCCCGAATCGATCCGGTCAGATCTCGAGGGGGCGCTCGGCGACCGGATCGCGCTGCTCGAGGACGCCGCGCCGTGTCTGTGCTGTGTCGACGACGCCGGTCTGCTCGCGGTGGCCCTGTCGCCGCCGGTCGAGCCGACTCGCGAGCCGACGTGGGACGACGGGTTCGTCCTCGACCGCGAGAACTTCCTTCCGACCGGCCGCCACGCCCTCGCGCTGGTCCGGACGGATCTGTTCGCACTCGGTGTCTACGACGGCGACGAACGGGTCGACTACCGCGGGTTCGAAAGCGACGTCAAGGGCAGTCACTCGAAGGGCGGGTTCTCACAGGCCCGGTTCGAACGGATCCGCGACGAACAGATCGACGACCACCTCGAGCGCTGTCGGGAGGCCATCTCGACGGCCCGCGACGGAGTCGACCGGCTGTTCGTCGTCGGCCAGCGCGGCGTCGTCGACACGCTCGTCGAAGAGGCCGGCCTCGAGCCGACGGGAACCGCCGCGGTCGACGCGACCGGTGATCCGGAATCCGCGCTCACGGACGCCTATCGGTCGTTCTGGACGACGGAGCTGCGAGTCCTCTAGTAGCCGCCGCCGTCCTCGAAGCAGCGACCGCAGCGGTTCGCGTCGTCGGCCCGTTCGACGGGGACCAGCCGGAGGTCGTCGTGGGCGACGTGGGCGGTCGCACCACAGGCCGTCTGGAAGTCCGACCGACCGTGTTCGTGCTTGTGGATCTTGTTCGTCGTCTCGTTGAGGACACCATTCATGGCATACGGTGCCACACCACACAGGCATAAGTCTACCGACCGTTGTCGATCGATCGGTCGGCCCGAGGAACGAAACGGTCAGTCCGCGAACGGAATCGGGATCGAAAGGGCGGCTTACGGACGGTCGCCGGAGCGCCCCGACACGTTTTGACGTTCGAAGCCGTCCTTGCGAACGGGTGTGTCCGACTTCGAAACCGTCACCTGTGATCAGTGTGGCGACGATTTCAAGGTGTATCCGGACTCCAACGCGGCCGAACGCGGGTTCTGCAGTCCCGCCTGTGCGCTCGAGGCGAACTGATTCCGATCCGGCTCGTTCTTTCGGGACACTCGAGGCGGGGAGTCGCTTACCCGCGACCCGTTAAGCCCTGATGTTTGCCGGCCGGTTCCGATTCCCGTCCACCGATCGCGCCACTTTACTTAACCCCCGTCTAGATCCCGGTATGCGCGTCGCAATTCTTGCCCACGAGCAGTTTCCCGACCGAGCCAAGACCGCCCTCGGGGTTCTCCGCTACGCCGACCACGACGTCGTCGCCGTCCTCGACCGCGACCGCGCCGGCCGACGGGTTTCGGACTTCGTCCCGGACGTCCAGGACGCGCCGATCGTCGCGGGCATGGACGACCTCGAGCCCGGGACCGCCGACGCCCTGCTGATCGGGATCGCACCGATCGGCGGCGGCTTGGAAGAGAGTTGGCGTGACGATATCCGGACCGCGCTCGAGCACGGCTGTGACGTGATCTCCGGGCTGCACTACTTTTTGGCCGACGACGAGGAGTTCGCCCGACTGGCGGCGGAACACGACTGCGAGTTGCGGGACGTCCGGAACCCGCCCGAGGGCCTCACAGTGGCCGACGGCGTCGCCGACGAGGTCGACGCCGAAGTGATCCTCACCGTCGGCACGGACTGCTCGGTCGGCAAGATGACGACGACGATGGAGCTGGCCCGGGACGCCCGCGCGGCCGGCCACGACGCCGCCGTCGTCCCGACCGGCCAGACCGGCATCATGATCGAGGGCTGGGGCACCCCGATCGACCGCGTCGTCAGCGACTTCACCGCCGGCGCGGTCGAGGAGATGATCCTCGAGATCGGCGACGACCACGACTACCTCTTCGTCGAGGGACAGGGCAGCATCGTCCACCCGGCGTACTCGCCGGTCACGCTGGGCATCCTCCACGGCTCGATGGCCGACAAGCTCGTCCTCTGTCACGAGGCCGGCCGGGAGGCGATTCACGGCTACGAGTCGTTCGCGCTGCCGTCGATCCCGACCTACGTCGACCTCTACGAGAGCGTCGCCGCGCCGGTCGCGGAGGGGCGGGTCGTCGCCGGCGCGCTCAACACGTCGGGGCTCGCGGACGACGCGGCCGCCAGCGACGCGGTCGCCGCGTACGCCGACACCCTCGGCGCGCCGGCCGACGACGTCATCCGGTTCGGAACCGACGACGTCCTCGAGGCGCTGCTATGAGCCTCGAGACCTCGTTCGAGCGGCGGTCGCTGCCGCTCGAGTACCCGTTCGGAATCGCCCGCGGCACGACGACCGAGACCGAGGTCGTCTACGTCCGGATCGAAGACGACGAGGGGACGACCGGCCTCGGAGCCGCCGCCCCGGCGACACACTACGGCGAGACCGCGGCCACCGTCGCGGCCGTCCTGCCCGACCTGCTCGCGGTCGTCGAGTCGGTCGGCGATCCCCACCAACTCGAGCGGATCGAACGCCGCATGCGCGAGACGGTCCGAAAGAACCCGGCCGCCCGCGCCGCGGTGAGCATCGCGCTCCACGACCTCGTCGCGAAGCGGCTCGAGGTGCCCCTCTATCGCTACTGGGGGCTCGACCCGACCGAGACGCTCTCGACCTCGTATACGATCGGCCTCGACGATACGGAGACGATGCGAGCAAAGACCGAAACGGCCCTCGAGCGCGGGTTCGAGACTCTGAAAGTCAAACTCGGCACCGATCGCGACCTCGAGATCGTCCGGACGATCCGGTCGGTCGCGCCCGACGTGCGGCTGTTCGTCGACGCGAACGAGGCCTGGACCCCCCGCGAGGCGGTCCGAAAGATCGACCGGCTCGCCGAGTTCGATCCCGCGTTCGTCGAGCAGCCGGTCGCCGCGGAGGATCCCGAGGGGCTTCGGTTCGTCTCCGAGCGATCGGCGCTGCCGATCGCCGCCGACGAGTCCTGCCGGACGCTCGCGGATATCCCCCGTATCGCGGACCGCTGTGACATCGCGAACCTGAAACTGATGAAATGCGGCGGGCTCCGGGAGGCAAGACGGCTGATCAGCGCCGCCCGCGCCCACGGCCTCGAGGTCATGTGCGGCTGTATGACCGAGTCGAACGCCTCGATCGCCGCGGCCTGTCACCTCGCGCCGCTGCTCGACTACGCCGACCTCGACGGCTCGCTGTTGCTCGCCGACGACCCCGTCGACGGCGTCCCCCTCACGGACGGCCGGATCGACCTCGCCGCCCTCGAGCGATCGGGAACGGGTGCCGGCTTCGGCCCGTCGTGACCGCCCTCGAGTCCGCGTTCAGCTGACTCGTCCTCCCACTGTCGGCGACTGTCGGGGAAACCCGAACGGGGTTTCATACCGGTCGTCGGTGTGGGACGTGAGGATGTCTGATAGCGACGACGAGCGGACCGTCTCCCGACGACGGCTCCTGCGGGATTCAGCCGGAACGGCCGCGCTCTCGGCCGTCGGCAGCGCTCGCGCCGACGACAGCGGTCGCGGGACCGACCTCGCCCGACGGTTCGGGAGCGACTGTCCCGACGCGACGATCGAGCCCGGCACGGCCCACTGCGAGGGGACGAGCGCGGGGGGCAGTGCGGACTCATCCGGCGACGGTCGAGTTGCGGTCGGCGGTCACAGCGGCCCTCGAGATCCAGTACCCGGCCGTCGACGCGCTGCTCGAGGCGGGCTACAAACCGTACTTCGAAACGCTCGAGACCGGCGACGACAGCTGGTCGCACTGGCTCAACCCGGCATTTATCGGCGACGACGACCTCCTGAACCCGGAGCGACCGGAATCGGTGCTGGTCGACAACGAGACGTGGCGCTCGATCGGCGTCATGTTCATCGCGACGCAGGACGGAGCGGCCGTCGACCCGCCGGCGGTGTACGGCGAGGACGCCGAGTTGTGTTCGCCGTGGCACGTCCACACCGGCCTCCCCGGGCGGTTCGCGTGGTGGTTCTACCGGCGGACCTACGAGGGGGCGGCCGCGGACGGCCACCTCGAGTTCCCCTGTCGAACCCCCTGTATGCACCACGTCTGTACCGTCGACCACCCCGAGAGCGTCTACGCCCACGACGCGCCGCCGCGGGAGTACCGCGACGTCGACCCCGCCGACGAGCCGACGTTCGACACCGACGCGGTCCCCGGCGAGGACGACCTCGGCTGGGAGGCGCTCCCGGAGGACGTCGTTCCCGACGAACTGCCCGCCGACCTCGCCGCGGTCGATCCGTCCGGCTTCGACCCGTTCGGCATCGATCTCGGGCTGTAATCGTCTCGAGACGACTCTCCGACTCGAGAAGTCGTCGGAGTGGACGGTCCGGAGGGGGATCGAGCGCGCCGCGAGGCGGTCGCGGACGCGAGCCGTCACGGTGGCTT containing:
- a CDS encoding PhzF family phenazine biosynthesis protein, translated to METTRVLQVDAFTDEPHAGNPAGVVPDADGLSADQMGAIAAEMAVSETAFLRSSETADRRIRYFTPTQEVDLCGHATIGTFAHLYDEGLEPGTTTLETNVGTLDIDLDEDGTVWMRQDAPTIREVGVGYERVADALGVDRAALEGASADIPLAVASTGLAFLIVPITYLSDVGDAEPDMAAIEALTDEVDATGVYLFTFDALEPESTLHGRMFAPGAGVPEDPVTGTASGAVAAYLDRFGAFDDDLPDELRLEQGHYVDRPGTVRVRLADDVQVGGRGVTVLDGSIAVPDAEEDDILEA
- the ppsA gene encoding phosphoenolpyruvate synthase; translation: MAVLWLDEISAGDLEKVGGKGASLGELTGAGLPVPPGFVVTAGTYRSFIEEAEIDEELFAAVDVDVDDSSALAEAADRAQELILETPFPDELREEILASYAEVGDGEAFVAVRSSATAEDLPDASFAGQQETFLNVTEEALLDRVRECWASLFTQRAIYYRQEQGFDHSAVNIAVVVQQMVDAEKSGVMFTSHPSTGDPTMIIEAAWGLGEAVVSGAVSPDNYVVDREDRDVDVTVAEKKVKHEKDEATGETVEREVPQDKRNERVLSDDEIDALMDLGERVEDHYGEPQDVEWAIVGGDVYMLQSRPITTIDESGSDAADATGSVDAAAGLTDGSGSVGSAEAAGGDSGTSPDDSGEVLVDGLGSSPGTVSGPAKIVTKLDDLAKVGEGDIIVTEMTMPDMVPAMKRASGIITDEGGMTSHAAIVSRELGVPAIVGTTNATTVLEDGQVVTLDGDKGSVLEGSTVEPDEETEPVEEVRPQSPVKPMTATEVKVNVSIPEAAERAAATGADGVGLLRTEHMILSLNQTPEKFIAENGTDAYTKELVDGIRGVADEFYPRPVRVRTLDAPTDEFRQLEGGADEPDEHNPMLGYRGIRRSLDRPDVFAHELEAFRRLYEMGYDNVEIMLPLVNDAEDVYRAKACMKEAGIDPEKRKWGAMIETPAAALSVEELAEAGIDFASFGTNDLTQYTLAVDRNNENVADRFDELHPAVLRLIGDVIETCREHGVDTSICGQAGSKPEMVKFLANEGITSISANIDAVRDVQHEVKRVEQKLLLDSVR
- a CDS encoding ArsR/SmtB family transcription factor, with translation MDSAALLDLLGNENRRRILRLLARKPCYVTEISEYIGVSPKAVIEHLRKLEEAGLVESRVDDQRRKYFHIARNVRLEVNVSPYGFASKSAYPANSSFDIATCRHLSTDVSWDETDDLDDLLATLEDLEQLENELSLAQRWVQGQLYEVLDRVSETVGAGPESRIYADLLASIRTEPKSVGELSDAIDAPREVVAELLEVMADNGVVRRTERGWELTTNG
- a CDS encoding DUF5802 family protein, encoding MFEVFSQSYYLGRLYVTPTDGDHALMHSDQHERLNEEVYASGEGLEPLDTPLVMKLESRHFAVHGGENVPTNTLALPESMLEGIDVRNPPSLREVFLARRDRARQLLAFAGGWHPDHVGGNLSNAGT
- a CDS encoding Vms1/Ankzf1 family peptidyl-tRNA hydrolase; amino-acid sequence: MIDELLGRASLKERIEDLEDENERLRKRYEAESDRRAEAATARQEAEQRVNRLEDRIAQLEGELEQVDDADDGVTVRRRRQVRGRRLEAVLDRLDSFRTGPEGALTAAIDETGLPESIRSDLEGALGDRIALLEDAAPCLCCVDDAGLLAVALSPPVEPTREPTWDDGFVLDRENFLPTGRHALALVRTDLFALGVYDGDERVDYRGFESDVKGSHSKGGFSQARFERIRDEQIDDHLERCREAISTARDGVDRLFVVGQRGVVDTLVEEAGLEPTGTAAVDATGDPESALTDAYRSFWTTELRVL
- a CDS encoding DUF1611 domain-containing protein → MRVAILAHEQFPDRAKTALGVLRYADHDVVAVLDRDRAGRRVSDFVPDVQDAPIVAGMDDLEPGTADALLIGIAPIGGGLEESWRDDIRTALEHGCDVISGLHYFLADDEEFARLAAEHDCELRDVRNPPEGLTVADGVADEVDAEVILTVGTDCSVGKMTTTMELARDARAAGHDAAVVPTGQTGIMIEGWGTPIDRVVSDFTAGAVEEMILEIGDDHDYLFVEGQGSIVHPAYSPVTLGILHGSMADKLVLCHEAGREAIHGYESFALPSIPTYVDLYESVAAPVAEGRVVAGALNTSGLADDAAASDAVAAYADTLGAPADDVIRFGTDDVLEALL
- a CDS encoding dipeptide epimerase → MSLETSFERRSLPLEYPFGIARGTTTETEVVYVRIEDDEGTTGLGAAAPATHYGETAATVAAVLPDLLAVVESVGDPHQLERIERRMRETVRKNPAARAAVSIALHDLVAKRLEVPLYRYWGLDPTETLSTSYTIGLDDTETMRAKTETALERGFETLKVKLGTDRDLEIVRTIRSVAPDVRLFVDANEAWTPREAVRKIDRLAEFDPAFVEQPVAAEDPEGLRFVSERSALPIAADESCRTLADIPRIADRCDIANLKLMKCGGLREARRLISAARAHGLEVMCGCMTESNASIAAACHLAPLLDYADLDGSLLLADDPVDGVPLTDGRIDLAALERSGTGAGFGPS